In Methanobacteriaceae archaeon, the following are encoded in one genomic region:
- a CDS encoding 50S ribosomal protein L11, with product MATETVEILIDGGKATPGPPLGPAIGPLGINMMQVVEQINQKTADFEGMKVPVKIIVDTSTRDFEVTVGTPPTTALIMDELKIEKASQDPGLDKVADLKIEQALKIARMKFDALLSADYKNATKEVIGTCVSMGITVEGKDPREVQKEISQGVYDDKLVENS from the coding sequence ATGGCAACTGAAACCGTTGAAATCCTTATAGATGGCGGTAAAGCCACTCCCGGCCCACCATTAGGTCCAGCAATCGGACCATTAGGTATCAATATGATGCAAGTGGTGGAGCAGATTAACCAAAAAACAGCAGACTTCGAAGGCATGAAAGTACCGGTGAAAATCATAGTGGACACCTCCACCAGAGATTTTGAAGTTACAGTGGGAACCCCACCCACCACCGCACTGATCATGGACGAGTTAAAGATAGAGAAAGCCTCGCAAGATCCCGGGCTGGACAAAGTAGCTGATCTTAAAATAGAACAGGCACTGAAAATCGCCAGGATGAAATTCGATGCACTCCTATCAGCAGACTATAAAAATGCCACCAAAGAAGTTATTGGTACCTGTGTGAGTATGGGTATCACTGTAGAAGGTAAAGATCCACGGGAAGTGCAAAAAGAAATCAGTCAGGGAGTCTATGACGACAAGTTAGTAGAAAATTCCTGA
- a CDS encoding transcription elongation factor Spt5, with the protein MIYAIRTLVGQEKNVARIIARNVKDSGIGVSAVLVPESLRGYILVESSTKLDLQNPVFKVPHMKGAIEGEIPYEEIKSFLKPEPIIASIQKGSIVELISGPFKGEKAKVVRIDESKEDVVLELIEAAVPIPVTVKGDQIRLIQKEAD; encoded by the coding sequence TTGATTTATGCAATAAGAACTCTGGTAGGTCAGGAAAAAAACGTGGCCAGAATAATAGCCAGAAATGTTAAAGATAGTGGGATTGGAGTTAGTGCTGTCCTGGTTCCAGAAAGTCTACGGGGATATATATTAGTAGAATCCTCAACCAAGCTGGATCTGCAGAATCCCGTTTTTAAAGTTCCCCACATGAAGGGGGCCATAGAAGGGGAGATCCCATATGAAGAGATAAAAAGCTTTTTAAAGCCGGAACCAATAATAGCTTCCATACAGAAGGGGAGTATTGTGGAACTTATATCCGGACCATTTAAAGGAGAAAAAGCTAAAGTGGTTCGAATTGACGAATCTAAAGAAGATGTGGTTCTGGAACTTATTGAAGCCGCGGTTCCCATCCCAGTTACAGTTAAAGGTGATCAAATTAGATTAATACAGAAGGAGGCAGATTAA
- a CDS encoding protein translocase SEC61 complex subunit gamma, which yields MNLNKESVANFIKQCQRVLKVSRKPDKDEFINVSKVTGIGIIIIGVIGFIIIIVAQLIQGTG from the coding sequence ATGAATTTAAACAAAGAATCAGTGGCAAATTTTATAAAACAGTGCCAAAGAGTATTGAAAGTTTCTAGAAAGCCAGATAAAGATGAATTCATTAACGTGTCTAAAGTAACTGGTATAGGGATTATAATTATTGGAGTCATTGGTTTCATAATTATTATAGTGGCCCAACTCATCCAAGGCACTGGCTAA
- the ftsZ gene encoding cell division protein FtsZ: MKSIIDNTIKESEKIRDRKRTEKHRGYDSSIDQELEDIIQRSRAKICVVGTGGGGNNTISRLTEIGIEGAQTISINTDAQDLFYSVADEKILIGRNTCGGLGAGGMPEVGEESAEESDEEIKEKLDGADMVFVTCGMGGGTGTGSAPVIAKMAKKIGALTIAVATMPFSAEGLRRRENAEKGLEKLQNAADTVIVIPNDKLLEVAPNLPINKAFMVADELLGRAVKGITELITKPGLVSLDFADIRSIMKGSGMAMIGMGESDSGDRAIESVHEALNSPLLDLDISNAQGALINISGSSDLTLNEAEKVVQIVADELDPDANIIWGTQIQEELQNTIRTTIVVAGVKSPYIFGIHEGETEYIEERQKERIPESSLEEFIDGVF, from the coding sequence TTGAAATCTATTATAGACAATACCATAAAGGAATCCGAAAAAATAAGGGATAGGAAGAGAACTGAAAAGCATCGTGGATATGACAGTAGCATCGACCAAGAATTAGAAGACATCATTCAAAGAAGTCGAGCTAAGATATGCGTAGTTGGAACTGGTGGTGGTGGAAACAATACCATTTCCCGATTAACAGAGATCGGTATTGAAGGAGCCCAAACCATTTCTATTAACACTGATGCTCAAGATCTTTTCTACTCAGTTGCCGACGAAAAGATTTTAATAGGTAGAAATACCTGCGGAGGACTGGGTGCCGGTGGCATGCCCGAAGTCGGAGAAGAAAGCGCAGAAGAAAGTGATGAAGAAATAAAAGAAAAACTGGATGGAGCTGACATGGTCTTTGTGACCTGTGGTATGGGTGGAGGGACCGGAACTGGTTCTGCACCAGTCATAGCCAAAATGGCCAAAAAGATCGGTGCCCTAACCATTGCTGTGGCCACCATGCCCTTCAGTGCAGAAGGCTTGCGTCGCCGGGAAAACGCGGAGAAAGGACTGGAAAAACTTCAGAACGCTGCAGACACGGTCATAGTAATTCCCAATGACAAACTCCTGGAAGTAGCACCCAACTTGCCTATAAACAAGGCATTTATGGTGGCTGATGAACTACTGGGAAGAGCTGTCAAGGGGATAACCGAGCTCATCACCAAACCAGGATTGGTTAGTCTGGACTTTGCTGACATCCGAAGCATAATGAAAGGATCTGGTATGGCCATGATTGGTATGGGTGAATCAGATTCTGGAGACCGCGCCATTGAATCTGTTCACGAAGCATTGAACAGTCCACTTCTTGACTTGGATATTTCCAATGCCCAGGGAGCCCTGATAAACATCTCAGGAAGTTCTGACCTGACCTTAAACGAAGCCGAAAAAGTAGTCCAGATTGTGGCTGATGAACTGGATCCGGACGCTAACATCATCTGGGGTACCCAGATCCAGGAAGAACTGCAAAACACCATCCGCACCACCATTGTAGTGGCTGGAGTAAAGTCACCCTACATCTTTGGCATACATGAGGGTGAAACAGAATACATTGAAGAACGTCAAAAAGAAAGAATTCCCGAATCATCGTTAGAAGAATTTATCGATGGTGTTTTTTGA